Proteins encoded within one genomic window of Malassezia restricta chromosome VII, complete sequence:
- a CDS encoding mitochondrial import inner membrane translocase subunit TIM13, producing the protein MASRGSFLGSLHPSAVGVSEARRASRPFYLFAMAFSFTGSKSQASATNEQKEALKQRVSTEIAMANAQQLISKATDKCYTKCVPAPGSSLSSKEQTCAERCLERYFEAFNIVSATYVRRIAAERASGALATEAA; encoded by the coding sequence GCCGTCGGGGTCAGCGAGGCAcgtcgagcgtcgcgaccTTTTTATCTCTTCGCGATGGCCTTCTCCTTCACCGGCTCCAAGAGTCaagcgagcgcgacgaATGAGCAAAAAGAGGCGCTCAAGCAGCGCGTCTCTACAGAGATCGCTATGGCGAAtgctcagcagctcatTAGCAAGGCGACCGACAAGTGCTACACCAAGTGCGTGCCGGCGCCCGGCTCGTCGCTGAGCAGCAAGGAGCAGACGTGCGCGGAACGGTGCCTTGAGCGGTACTTTGAAGCATTCAACATCGTGAGCGCGACGTATGTGCGACGTATTGCTGCGGAGCGTGCGTCAGGCGCACTCGCTACCGAGGCCGCCTAG